A window from Alkalicoccobacillus plakortidis encodes these proteins:
- a CDS encoding homoserine dehydrogenase, whose product MKIYISGFGSVSRSIIKLLANKQDDYQMNIRVVGIIGRHGLLEDQSGLNLQQLLESEPGSAGINAYAKRAEITLQTDYTFRGDVLVEAAPTHQAHGEPGYSYMKQAITDGLDIVAISKGALVHHFLELMELAQSHQRVIKYSGAVAAALPTLDVAEYCLAGTTITEFLAVLNGTSNYILSEMMDTGRDFSESLQRAQEKGIAETDPSLDVEGIDTANKLVILANSIFKANRSYNDASVIGITNLTKADILHAKEKGSKVRLVARATCQDQIVTLSVKTEFLSNEHPLSHVHGTNKGILFSTEEMGELFVSGGASSPTGAASAAIKDLINLTKLERSFS is encoded by the coding sequence ATGAAGATTTATATAAGTGGATTTGGTTCAGTCAGTCGTTCGATCATTAAGCTACTAGCAAACAAGCAGGATGATTATCAAATGAACATTCGAGTGGTAGGGATCATTGGCAGACATGGTCTCTTGGAAGATCAAAGTGGTCTAAATCTGCAGCAGTTACTAGAGAGTGAACCTGGATCAGCGGGGATCAACGCTTATGCGAAAAGGGCAGAAATAACATTACAAACGGATTATACATTTCGTGGAGATGTATTGGTGGAAGCTGCTCCGACTCATCAAGCACATGGGGAGCCGGGGTATAGCTATATGAAGCAGGCAATAACAGATGGACTAGATATTGTTGCTATTTCCAAAGGGGCGCTTGTTCATCATTTTTTAGAATTAATGGAATTGGCTCAATCTCATCAGCGTGTCATTAAATATAGTGGAGCAGTTGCGGCGGCTTTGCCGACCTTAGATGTGGCAGAGTATTGTTTAGCAGGTACAACAATCACGGAATTTTTGGCAGTCTTAAACGGAACAAGCAACTACATACTCTCAGAGATGATGGATACTGGTCGGGATTTTTCAGAATCTCTCCAACGAGCACAAGAAAAAGGCATTGCAGAAACCGATCCATCGCTTGATGTGGAAGGAATCGATACAGCAAACAAACTAGTCATACTAGCCAATAGCATATTTAAAGCAAATCGTTCGTATAACGATGCGTCAGTTATTGGAATCACAAATCTTACAAAAGCAGATATTCTTCATGCCAAAGAAAAAGGTAGTAAAGTAAGATTAGTGGCAAGGGCTACATGTCAGGATCAAATAGTCACGCTCTCAGTAAAGACTGAGTTTTTATCAAATGAGCATCCATTATCACACGTTCATGGCACAAACAAAGGAATTCTATTTTCGACCGAGGAAATGGGAGAATTATTTGTTTCAGGAGGAGCATCAAGTCCAACAGGCGCGGCAAGTGCAGCAATTAAGGATCTTATTAATTTGACTAAATTGGAACGGTCTTTCTCATAA
- a CDS encoding MetQ/NlpA family ABC transporter substrate-binding protein: MKRLVVVGIAFGIFLGGCSVSSGQNDETVKVGIRNSEEKTWTYIQEKAEEEGVDLELVELDATVDPNQILVEGDIDINAFQHIAYLDLFNEANETNIVPIATTIIAPLGMYSDTITEISELADGSTVALPNDSSNWGRALALLQSEGLIKLVDDFDGNGGADKVKENPKNLEFVPVDGASAPRVMEDLDAAIINNGVALQANLMLDDAVIHEDATAKPYINIIATLEENKDQPAFQTIIDIYQSDETANFIEETYDGNYLPTFITLEELSTYKETY; encoded by the coding sequence ATGAAAAGGCTAGTCGTTGTAGGTATAGCTTTTGGTATTTTTCTTGGAGGCTGCTCTGTGTCTTCTGGTCAGAATGATGAAACGGTAAAAGTAGGGATTCGGAATTCTGAGGAAAAAACGTGGACCTATATTCAAGAAAAGGCAGAAGAAGAAGGGGTTGATCTGGAGCTAGTAGAGCTTGATGCGACGGTGGACCCCAATCAAATTCTAGTTGAAGGGGATATTGATATCAATGCGTTTCAACACATTGCGTATCTAGATCTTTTTAATGAAGCAAATGAAACAAATATTGTGCCTATTGCTACCACCATTATTGCACCACTTGGGATGTATTCCGACACGATAACAGAAATAAGTGAACTTGCTGATGGATCAACAGTGGCACTTCCAAACGACAGTTCCAATTGGGGAAGAGCTTTGGCATTGTTACAATCTGAAGGACTCATTAAATTGGTTGATGATTTTGATGGAAATGGGGGCGCGGACAAGGTAAAGGAAAATCCTAAAAATCTTGAATTTGTGCCTGTTGATGGAGCAAGTGCGCCACGTGTGATGGAAGACTTAGATGCGGCAATTATTAATAATGGTGTGGCTCTTCAAGCTAATTTAATGCTTGATGATGCGGTGATTCATGAAGACGCGACAGCGAAGCCCTATATCAATATCATTGCAACACTTGAGGAGAACAAGGATCAGCCAGCTTTTCAAACGATTATTGATATCTATCAAAGTGATGAGACGGCAAACTTTATTGAAGAGACGTATGATGGCAACTATCTCCCTACATTTATTACGCTTGAAGAGCTGAGTACGTATAAGGAGACCTATTAA
- a CDS encoding GTP cyclohydrolase II → MTEMKIDVKGLSRIEEKIQMIPLDEGAIYLVGPIQLPVNLYGETVTFQWYCWLHCQEVTEDFDRMLEKLSSENLAEFQQSSVLTYGDFSFDEDAIIRMHSICHTGDIFGSKRCDCGFQLKQSMKMIAEHGTGALFYLANHEGRGIGLFSKAMAYILQENGYDTVEANQALGFVDDSRNYDDVIKVLKTLRSKPVTLITNNPKKLEALRNAGLPVLGRTPLWGDVSEFNKAYLDTKVNRSGHLRDEETCPNNE, encoded by the coding sequence ATGACTGAAATGAAAATAGATGTTAAAGGTCTTTCACGTATAGAAGAAAAAATTCAAATGATCCCTTTAGATGAAGGGGCGATTTATCTAGTTGGACCCATTCAATTGCCTGTTAACTTATATGGTGAAACCGTTACGTTTCAATGGTATTGCTGGTTACATTGCCAAGAGGTCACAGAGGATTTTGATCGCATGCTCGAGAAATTATCCTCCGAAAACTTAGCTGAATTCCAACAATCGAGTGTTCTAACGTATGGCGATTTTTCTTTTGATGAGGATGCAATTATTCGAATGCATTCGATCTGTCATACTGGAGATATATTTGGAAGTAAAAGATGCGATTGTGGGTTTCAATTAAAACAATCGATGAAGATGATTGCTGAACACGGGACGGGGGCCCTATTTTATTTAGCAAACCACGAAGGAAGAGGAATTGGTTTGTTTAGTAAAGCAATGGCCTATATCCTTCAGGAAAATGGATACGACACGGTAGAAGCGAATCAGGCTCTTGGATTTGTTGATGATTCAAGAAATTATGATGATGTCATTAAAGTACTCAAAACATTACGATCAAAACCAGTGACCTTAATCACAAATAATCCAAAGAAGTTGGAAGCACTTAGAAACGCGGGATTGCCGGTATTAGGGAGAACTCCTTTATGGGGCGATGTCTCTGAATTTAATAAAGCGTATCTGGATACAAAAGTAAATCGCTCTGGACATTTACGTGATGAGGAAACATGTCCAAACAATGAATGA
- a CDS encoding hydantoinase/carbamoylase family amidase yields the protein MINGERIWIRLKELSEIGKTDDGGVTRYSYTDLEAAANEQVRTYMEEAGLTTGYDSVGNLYGIKKGTKEDTLLIGSHVDSVPNGGNFDGPLGVLAGIEVLESLQEQGKELTHTVKVMAFKDEEGSRFGLGMIGSRAVAGILTAEQLQKTDADGVSIYEAMKQQGYDPNAFGEAKLENIKAYLELHIEQGKILESANIAAGIVSGIAGPCLVTYETNR from the coding sequence ATGATTAATGGGGAACGAATCTGGATTAGACTTAAGGAACTATCCGAAATAGGAAAAACGGATGACGGTGGAGTCACAAGATACTCCTACACTGATCTTGAAGCGGCTGCGAATGAGCAGGTGAGAACGTATATGGAAGAAGCTGGTCTGACAACCGGCTATGATTCAGTAGGAAATCTGTATGGCATTAAAAAAGGAACCAAAGAGGATACATTATTAATTGGCTCACACGTTGATAGTGTACCAAATGGAGGGAATTTTGACGGGCCATTAGGTGTTCTTGCAGGAATCGAGGTATTAGAAAGCCTGCAGGAACAAGGCAAAGAGCTAACGCATACAGTCAAAGTGATGGCTTTTAAAGATGAAGAAGGATCGCGGTTTGGTCTTGGTATGATTGGAAGCAGAGCTGTTGCGGGTATTTTAACAGCAGAACAATTACAAAAGACGGATGCAGATGGTGTCAGTATTTATGAAGCAATGAAGCAGCAAGGTTATGATCCAAATGCTTTTGGGGAGGCAAAGCTTGAAAATATAAAAGCCTACCTAGAGCTACACATTGAACAAGGAAAAATCCTTGAGTCAGCTAATATAGCAGCAGGCATTGTTAGCGGGATTGCTGGTCCATGCCTGGTTACGTATGAAACTAACAGGTGA
- a CDS encoding MetQ/NlpA family ABC transporter substrate-binding protein: protein MKTYAKAITLIGLLGLTACGSESGASGDEEIEVLRISAASTPHGELLELIAEDLEAEGIELEVDLSTDGVQTNRQTADGEYDANFFQHTPYLNQVNEDIGLDLVEVAGIHIEPFGFYSKTYNSIDEVAQGTEVAIPNDPVNLSRALQLLEANDIIQLDTMEKTSDFTVADIVENELDLEFKTLDGPLLPRALDDLDLVAINTNYALEIDLDPLEDALIIEGSESPYVNILVSTPEKADTEAIQKLAEALQSDKVRTYIENEYDGAVVPVF from the coding sequence ATGAAAACGTACGCTAAAGCAATAACTCTTATTGGTTTATTGGGTTTAACAGCTTGTGGTAGTGAATCAGGTGCTTCGGGTGATGAGGAGATAGAAGTGTTACGTATCTCGGCTGCCTCGACTCCACATGGTGAGCTACTTGAACTTATTGCCGAGGACTTGGAAGCTGAAGGCATCGAACTCGAAGTTGACTTGAGTACAGACGGTGTACAGACAAACAGACAAACAGCGGATGGAGAATACGATGCAAACTTCTTTCAACATACTCCGTATTTAAATCAAGTGAACGAAGATATTGGTCTTGATCTAGTAGAAGTAGCTGGTATTCATATTGAGCCATTTGGTTTTTATTCAAAAACGTATAACTCTATCGATGAAGTAGCGCAGGGAACGGAGGTGGCGATTCCAAATGATCCTGTTAATCTGTCGCGGGCACTACAATTGCTTGAGGCAAATGACATTATCCAATTAGATACAATGGAAAAGACAAGTGATTTTACCGTTGCAGATATAGTTGAAAATGAATTGGATTTAGAATTTAAGACGTTAGACGGGCCTTTATTGCCTCGTGCTTTGGATGATCTTGATCTGGTGGCCATTAATACAAATTATGCTTTAGAGATTGATCTTGATCCGTTAGAGGATGCTTTAATCATTGAGGGAAGTGAATCACCATACGTCAATATATTGGTATCAACTCCTGAAAAAGCAGACACTGAAGCGATTCAGAAGTTAGCAGAGGCTCTTCAATCGGATAAAGTGAGAACGTATATAGAGAATGAATATGATGGTGCAGTGGTGCCAGTATTTTAA
- a CDS encoding MsnO8 family LLM class oxidoreductase, which translates to MMRISILDQSPIAEEETAVEALKKTVKLAQFADELGFSRFWVSEHHNFAELAGSAPEALIPYILAKTKRIRVGSGGVMLQHYPAFKVAEVFNVLASLEPDRVDLGIGKAPGGTNISTTALQGTGSDSEAFNEKFGELLGFLNDGEKERELVAWPIPKKPADVYLLGEVQRVQN; encoded by the coding sequence ATGATGCGAATAAGTATATTAGATCAAAGTCCTATTGCAGAAGAGGAAACGGCTGTGGAGGCCTTGAAAAAAACGGTGAAGCTGGCGCAGTTTGCAGATGAGTTAGGTTTTAGTCGCTTTTGGGTATCTGAGCATCATAATTTTGCTGAATTAGCTGGTTCTGCTCCTGAGGCATTAATTCCTTATATTCTTGCAAAAACAAAGCGTATTCGTGTTGGTTCTGGTGGAGTGATGCTTCAGCATTATCCTGCTTTTAAGGTAGCTGAGGTTTTTAATGTGCTCGCTTCACTTGAACCGGATAGGGTGGATCTTGGTATTGGAAAAGCTCCTGGTGGAACAAACATTTCAACAACAGCTCTTCAAGGCACTGGTTCTGATAGTGAGGCATTTAATGAAAAGTTTGGAGAGTTACTCGGGTTTTTAAATGATGGAGAGAAGGAGCGTGAGTTAGTGGCATGGCCCATTCCAAAGAAGCCGGCCGATGTTTATTTATTGGGGGAAGTTCAAAGAGTGCAGAACTAG
- a CDS encoding LLM class flavin-dependent oxidoreductase — protein sequence MAHSKEAGRCLFIGGSSKSAELAASHGVSYVFASFINSTIEELRAAASVYQETFQARDHSQPQFLLAVGIIVADTDEEAKALNKYPYSFKVHVEDGRTLNVNSYERAAAFGESTGISYWIDKKESGVITGSIDTVKNKLEELTEGLDVDELIVHVPLTNVDEKLHTFQQLRQLSFFQTESIV from the coding sequence ATGGCCCATTCCAAAGAAGCCGGCCGATGTTTATTTATTGGGGGAAGTTCAAAGAGTGCAGAACTAGCCGCATCTCATGGTGTTTCCTATGTGTTTGCTAGTTTTATTAATTCTACGATTGAAGAACTACGTGCTGCTGCTTCAGTTTATCAAGAAACGTTTCAAGCTAGAGACCATTCACAGCCTCAATTCCTACTTGCGGTAGGTATTATTGTAGCCGACACAGATGAAGAAGCGAAGGCGCTTAATAAATATCCATACAGCTTCAAAGTGCATGTTGAAGATGGTCGTACACTTAATGTCAATTCCTATGAACGTGCTGCTGCTTTTGGCGAATCAACAGGTATTAGCTATTGGATAGATAAAAAAGAATCAGGGGTCATAACGGGTTCAATTGATACCGTCAAAAATAAGTTAGAAGAGCTTACTGAAGGATTAGATGTAGATGAACTCATTGTTCATGTTCCACTAACGAATGTGGATGAGAAGCTTCATACGTTTCAACAGCTACGACAATTATCGTTTTTCCAAACAGAGAGCATTGTGTAA
- a CDS encoding LLM class flavin-dependent oxidoreductase produces MGEKKQMKLAAYLIGTGMHVASWRHPTAQPSSSIDVSYYQHLAQLAEKGRFDIAFIADSLAINHDSHPNILNRFDPLILITAMATATTHIGLGATASTSYNEPYNLARQVASVDMLSKGRVGWNMVTTGDATGETGQNFSRHDHYTHRERYHRAEEFIDVVQGLWDSWEDDAFSYNKETGSFYDKEKVHELHYKGDFFQVKGPLNIARSDQGQPVIIQAGSSVDGQQLAARTAEVVFAHKDNIEGAKAFYRELKDRLNEFGRQQEDLLILHAIAPIIGDTEEEAIKKHQELQDLVPVDVGLRFLSGYMGNVDFSPYSNDTPASEVVFPEVNGIQSQFDEMKKIIETEQLTVGELYGRLTNSARKDEFVGTAEQVADAMERWITEEAADGFMLQIPLLPSGLEDFVGKVVPILQERGLVRTDYSGSNLREHLGLKKPINRNAP; encoded by the coding sequence ATGGGCGAGAAAAAGCAAATGAAACTGGCTGCGTACTTAATTGGTACAGGTATGCATGTTGCCTCTTGGCGTCACCCAACAGCTCAGCCAAGTTCAAGCATTGACGTTTCCTATTATCAACACTTAGCACAGCTTGCAGAAAAAGGGCGATTTGATATAGCCTTTATTGCGGATAGCTTAGCAATTAATCACGATTCCCATCCAAATATTCTAAACCGGTTTGATCCACTCATCCTGATCACAGCAATGGCGACTGCTACAACACATATAGGTTTAGGTGCTACAGCTTCCACTTCCTACAACGAACCATATAATTTAGCACGCCAAGTTGCATCAGTTGATATGCTTTCAAAGGGAAGAGTAGGATGGAATATGGTGACGACTGGTGATGCAACGGGTGAAACGGGTCAAAATTTTAGCAGGCATGACCACTACACTCATCGTGAGCGATATCATCGCGCTGAGGAGTTTATAGACGTTGTGCAAGGGCTTTGGGATTCTTGGGAAGACGATGCTTTTTCCTATAATAAAGAGACAGGCAGCTTCTATGACAAAGAGAAGGTTCATGAACTTCATTATAAAGGCGACTTTTTCCAAGTGAAGGGGCCGCTTAATATTGCCCGCTCAGACCAAGGACAACCAGTTATTATTCAGGCAGGATCTTCCGTTGACGGTCAGCAACTTGCGGCAAGAACGGCAGAAGTTGTATTTGCCCATAAAGACAATATTGAAGGTGCAAAAGCTTTTTATCGCGAGTTAAAGGACAGGCTAAATGAATTTGGAAGACAGCAAGAGGATCTTCTCATTTTGCATGCGATTGCTCCTATCATCGGAGATACGGAAGAAGAGGCCATTAAGAAGCATCAGGAGTTACAAGATCTTGTACCAGTTGATGTTGGTTTGCGCTTTTTGTCTGGTTATATGGGTAATGTTGATTTTTCACCGTATTCCAATGATACTCCAGCAAGTGAAGTTGTCTTTCCAGAAGTCAACGGCATCCAAAGTCAATTTGATGAAATGAAAAAAATAATTGAAACAGAACAACTTACTGTAGGTGAATTATATGGCAGGCTAACGAATTCGGCACGAAAGGATGAATTTGTTGGCACCGCAGAACAAGTAGCCGATGCCATGGAGCGATGGATCACAGAAGAGGCAGCAGATGGATTTATGCTACAGATTCCTTTGCTACCAAGTGGACTTGAAGATTTTGTTGGAAAAGTTGTGCCTATTCTGCAGGAGAGAGGACTTGTTCGAACGGATTACTCAGGTTCTAATCTAAGAGAGCATCTAGGGTTAAAAAAACCGATAAATCGAAATGCCCCATAA
- a CDS encoding peptidase dimerization domain-containing protein has product MNQRRDTLVGASLIIAEIERIANKYPELVATVGQILAKPGGTNVIPGYSEWTIDLRHVQESVRDQAEADIRQVAEHIASERQLELEIEEMQRISPSSLL; this is encoded by the coding sequence ATGAATCAACGGCGTGACACGCTAGTCGGTGCGAGTCTGATCATTGCAGAAATTGAACGCATTGCAAACAAATATCCAGAGTTAGTTGCAACAGTTGGGCAAATTTTAGCTAAGCCGGGTGGCACAAATGTGATCCCTGGATATAGTGAATGGACCATCGATCTCAGACATGTGCAAGAATCCGTTCGAGATCAAGCGGAAGCAGATATTCGACAGGTCGCTGAACATATTGCGAGTGAGCGTCAACTTGAACTAGAGATTGAGGAGATGCAGAGGATTTCTCCAAGCTCCTTGCTCTGA
- a CDS encoding L-2-amino-thiazoline-4-carboxylic acid hydrolase: MSTNRQPLPTLSMYSITAKLITHLESAITKEFGEGAKSFIRNGIEAFGLARAKLISDQATFEGEIHCLASYLPNHTVATKGLELDQQSIYPWMAQLFAHVTKEIVDHYGEAGKHAVREGVRTFGEVRGQGIAKRAKHMGYANDLEQYLPNYDMGRSDLFEFENVFTEGNIDQTFTKCPFGQQWVDDEMGEYGILYCEMIDPAVAKGFNPDIEVEHDQYVIKEGVCHFQFTLKGKKGKSND, encoded by the coding sequence ATGTCAACAAATCGACAACCGTTGCCTACACTCTCAATGTATTCGATCACGGCAAAGCTTATCACACATTTGGAGTCGGCAATTACAAAAGAATTTGGGGAAGGGGCCAAAAGTTTTATAAGAAATGGAATAGAAGCGTTTGGCTTGGCACGTGCCAAGCTCATCTCTGATCAAGCAACGTTTGAAGGAGAAATTCATTGTCTTGCATCGTATCTTCCTAATCACACCGTAGCAACAAAAGGTTTGGAACTAGATCAGCAGTCCATTTATCCATGGATGGCCCAATTGTTTGCTCACGTCACCAAAGAGATTGTTGATCATTATGGAGAAGCTGGCAAGCATGCTGTTCGTGAAGGTGTCCGAACATTCGGTGAAGTGAGAGGACAGGGAATAGCGAAACGCGCTAAACATATGGGCTATGCGAATGACCTGGAACAATATCTTCCAAATTATGATATGGGCAGAAGTGATCTGTTTGAATTTGAAAATGTGTTCACGGAAGGTAATATTGACCAAACATTTACTAAATGTCCGTTTGGTCAGCAATGGGTAGATGATGAAATGGGTGAATACGGAATTCTGTACTGTGAGATGATTGACCCAGCAGTAGCAAAAGGATTTAATCCAGACATCGAAGTAGAGCATGATCAATATGTAATAAAAGAAGGCGTATGCCACTTTCAATTTACGTTAAAAGGAAAGAAGGGAAAATCAAATGATTAA
- a CDS encoding tetraprenyl-beta-curcumene synthase family protein → MTTTVPSNSLKILLRASKETIPKARQHLKDWKQVSQQIPDKEIREQASWTISDKTFHCEGGSILGLLAGDNQDAYIKFMVAYQSICDYLDTLCDKNDAHNQEDFRSIHHALLDSLSPGEPFYDYYQHRQPFDDGGYLKQLVTTCRETIETFPGFANMQEDMKEVSQFYIDFQVYKHVEKSLREPLLMHFYETNKHLAPDMRWYEFACGTASTLGLYCLAAYAANSIKTKSESKQIKEAYFPWLQGLHIMLDYFIDQEEDRAEDEMNFTSYYENRDDLINRVNILDQEATTKLKTLPDASFHLLIKRGLYAIYLADSKVKAHPQMQKDAKSLLKLGGMPAKFFYYNRWMFKRKT, encoded by the coding sequence ATGACCACAACGGTTCCTTCAAATTCACTTAAAATACTTCTAAGAGCATCAAAAGAAACCATTCCAAAAGCAAGGCAGCATCTTAAAGATTGGAAACAAGTTAGTCAACAAATTCCAGATAAAGAGATCCGTGAACAAGCATCCTGGACCATTAGTGATAAGACCTTTCACTGCGAAGGTGGCAGTATCCTCGGACTTTTAGCTGGTGACAATCAAGATGCATATATCAAATTCATGGTCGCTTATCAAAGCATCTGTGACTATTTAGATACCCTCTGCGACAAAAATGATGCGCATAATCAGGAGGACTTCCGCTCTATCCATCATGCATTATTAGACAGTCTCAGTCCAGGGGAGCCATTCTATGACTACTATCAACACCGCCAACCATTTGATGATGGTGGATATTTAAAACAGCTAGTCACAACTTGTAGAGAAACCATCGAGACTTTCCCAGGGTTTGCAAACATGCAAGAGGATATGAAAGAGGTATCTCAGTTTTATATTGACTTCCAAGTATATAAACACGTTGAAAAAAGCCTAAGAGAGCCACTTCTTATGCATTTTTATGAAACGAACAAACACCTCGCTCCAGACATGCGTTGGTATGAGTTCGCCTGTGGAACAGCTTCAACACTCGGTTTGTATTGCCTCGCAGCATATGCAGCTAATAGCATCAAGACAAAATCAGAGTCTAAACAAATCAAAGAAGCCTACTTCCCTTGGTTACAAGGACTGCATATCATGCTGGATTATTTTATTGACCAAGAAGAAGACCGTGCCGAAGATGAGATGAACTTTACAAGCTATTACGAAAATAGAGATGACCTCATTAACCGAGTCAATATCCTGGATCAAGAAGCAACAACCAAGTTAAAAACGTTACCAGATGCATCCTTCCACCTTTTGATCAAACGAGGACTTTACGCCATTTACCTTGCCGACTCAAAAGTCAAAGCACACCCGCAAATGCAAAAAGATGCAAAATCGTTACTCAAACTTGGCGGAATGCCCGCTAAATTTTTCTATTATAATCGATGGATGTTTAAACGGAAGACGTAA